A genomic window from Archaeoglobus profundus DSM 5631 includes:
- the thyX gene encoding FAD-dependent thymidylate synthase: MVKVELLRYTPDGIKLIAESCRVSGIPPDISDEEVVRMVVENDYSSVLEHIVFTFDVSEISVALSRELLEHRIASHTARSTRYHDERNFGYVIPPPIRNDPELVEMFKQAMESAREHYVKVFDKMIEKGYSKEKAREVARYVLPMATHTHYVWTINARSLINFLGLRLCKRAAPEIRELAQKIYDIVVKIYPEIFENIGCRGYNLGLCPENEARPKDCPYAKIIPTKKKIKETWKGKVQK; this comes from the coding sequence ATGGTCAAAGTTGAACTTTTGAGATACACGCCAGATGGGATTAAGCTGATAGCTGAAAGCTGCAGAGTTAGTGGAATTCCACCAGACATTTCGGATGAGGAAGTCGTAAGGATGGTTGTTGAAAATGACTACAGCAGTGTTTTGGAGCACATCGTTTTTACCTTTGATGTTAGCGAAATTAGTGTAGCTTTAAGTAGGGAGCTTTTGGAACATAGAATTGCTAGCCATACCGCTCGATCAACGAGATATCATGATGAAAGGAATTTTGGCTATGTAATTCCTCCTCCAATCAGAAACGATCCTGAGCTCGTTGAGATGTTCAAACAGGCTATGGAAAGTGCGAGGGAGCATTACGTCAAAGTATTTGACAAAATGATTGAAAAAGGATACAGTAAGGAAAAAGCTAGAGAAGTAGCGAGATACGTTCTGCCAATGGCTACACACACTCACTATGTTTGGACTATAAATGCGAGATCATTGATAAACTTCTTGGGTTTGAGATTATGCAAGAGGGCGGCGCCAGAAATTCGTGAATTGGCTCAAAAGATTTACGACATCGTTGTGAAGATTTACCCCGAAATTTTCGAGAACATTGGATGCAGAGGATACAACTTAGGACTGTGTCCCGAAAACGAGGCAAGGCCTAAGGATTGTCCTTATGCAAAAATAATTCCTACCAAAAAGAAAATAAAGGAAACGTGGAAAGGGAAAGTTCAGAAATAA
- a CDS encoding SWIM zinc finger family protein, with protein MELVREVEEALKKGLSLDLYKALVRFYGKRGKKAFRYVVERRVKKYKDFFIVVGGEEYIVDEWFCTCRDFQLNLKFQKPCAHIIAVEVAKRLNLYDFVDAYYIDYLEVSK; from the coding sequence GTGGAATTGGTTAGAGAAGTTGAGGAGGCTCTCAAGAAAGGCTTAAGTCTCGATCTCTACAAAGCTCTTGTTAGATTTTACGGGAAGAGAGGAAAAAAGGCGTTCAGATACGTTGTGGAAAGAAGAGTAAAGAAGTATAAAGACTTCTTTATCGTTGTAGGCGGTGAAGAGTACATAGTTGATGAATGGTTTTGCACATGTAGGGACTTTCAACTCAATCTCAAGTTCCAAAAGCCGTGTGCCCACATTATAGCAGTTGAAGTTGCCAAAAGGCTTAACCTCTACGATTTTGTCGATGCTTATTATATTGACTACTTAGAGGTGTCGAAATGA
- a CDS encoding S16 family serine protease has translation MKKAVILLLAFMLIIFPVNAKTVNIKAVAVKSGEKPEGAVIDITVTVTDGEGKVFVSTSPYTEIDMQGSAQLAALTACDLLGLDFTKYNFYYEIEADAPIVGGPSAGGVMTVATICVLKNLTPRSDVFMTGMIYPDGYIGPVGGIPYKLEAAAKSGAKIFLIPEGQRIVYITKTVEEKKGPFVFIRQVTEPVDVVELGKNLGVKVIEVETIEQALWYYTGYTISKPQLKINLAKYSDILKILATKMENETINLRNVVGEVKEADELIEKAKRHLEERYYYTATSEFFQAKIILRKEYYSKTLKSDEDLENAFKDVESEIAELKNYLREVEDNVGVESFQIVGAGEERVAWAEKYLENAKASGNWYSAIDYLALAKERVESAKVWLSLLQTIEEDVPLNKGELKKRTEFYIRIVQSLIVYANSVGGYSNLIDRAEQSLQIAQNLYNDGFYSGAQIACMDSMVEAGLAVELIAPSSVFEDILKSKLERVEKAAETSIAEIEQAVTPILPVAYFEFAKSYYESYMSTNDVRDAVYALIYYKLSERLAKVMLLVSKAYEERQIIKTEIPPFTPSEYSKTSIERIEYIEVPGYSALVCVIAVGLAYYKRKKSRR, from the coding sequence ATGAAGAAGGCAGTAATTCTATTGCTGGCATTCATGCTAATTATCTTTCCAGTGAACGCAAAGACCGTTAACATAAAAGCAGTTGCTGTTAAGAGCGGTGAGAAGCCAGAAGGAGCTGTTATAGATATAACCGTAACAGTCACAGACGGTGAAGGAAAAGTCTTCGTTTCAACTTCGCCATACACAGAGATAGATATGCAGGGATCGGCTCAACTTGCAGCTTTAACCGCTTGCGATCTCTTAGGGCTGGATTTTACGAAGTACAACTTCTATTACGAAATAGAGGCGGATGCACCAATCGTCGGAGGTCCTTCGGCTGGCGGAGTCATGACAGTTGCAACAATCTGTGTCCTCAAGAATCTCACACCCAGAAGCGATGTATTCATGACCGGAATGATATACCCTGATGGATATATAGGCCCAGTTGGCGGTATTCCTTACAAGCTTGAAGCTGCTGCCAAATCAGGGGCAAAAATATTTCTGATTCCAGAAGGACAGAGAATAGTTTACATAACTAAGACAGTTGAAGAGAAGAAAGGACCATTCGTCTTCATAAGGCAGGTTACCGAGCCTGTTGATGTTGTGGAGCTTGGAAAGAATTTGGGCGTTAAAGTAATAGAAGTTGAGACGATTGAACAAGCTCTGTGGTATTACACTGGCTATACAATTTCGAAACCACAGCTGAAAATAAATCTAGCCAAGTATTCTGATATTTTGAAGATTCTTGCAACAAAGATGGAAAACGAGACGATAAATCTCAGGAATGTTGTTGGTGAGGTTAAAGAGGCTGATGAACTGATTGAGAAAGCCAAAAGGCATCTGGAAGAGAGGTATTACTACACGGCAACATCTGAATTCTTTCAGGCGAAAATAATTCTAAGAAAGGAATATTATTCAAAAACTTTGAAGAGTGATGAAGACTTAGAGAATGCGTTTAAGGACGTCGAATCTGAGATAGCAGAACTCAAGAACTACCTTAGGGAAGTCGAGGACAATGTGGGTGTTGAGTCATTCCAGATAGTGGGTGCTGGGGAGGAGAGAGTTGCATGGGCTGAGAAGTACCTTGAGAATGCCAAGGCATCTGGAAATTGGTACTCCGCTATAGACTATTTGGCTCTTGCGAAGGAGAGAGTCGAGAGTGCTAAAGTCTGGCTTTCCCTACTTCAAACGATAGAGGAAGATGTTCCTCTAAATAAAGGGGAGTTAAAGAAGAGGACTGAATTCTACATAAGAATAGTGCAGTCTCTGATAGTCTACGCAAATTCAGTAGGAGGGTATAGCAACTTGATAGATCGGGCGGAGCAGTCCCTCCAAATAGCTCAGAATCTCTACAATGATGGATTCTACTCTGGAGCCCAGATAGCATGTATGGATTCGATGGTGGAGGCTGGTTTGGCTGTAGAACTGATCGCTCCGAGTAGTGTTTTTGAGGACATTTTGAAGTCAAAGCTTGAAAGGGTAGAAAAAGCAGCAGAAACTTCTATAGCTGAAATAGAGCAAGCTGTAACGCCAATACTCCCCGTTGCATACTTCGAATTTGCAAAGAGCTATTATGAAAGCTATATGAGTACAAACGATGTTAGAGATGCCGTCTACGCTCTGATATACTACAAGCTCTCAGAGAGGTTAGCTAAAGTCATGCTACTGGTTTCAAAGGCTTACGAGGAGAGGCAAATTATCAAGACGGAAATTCCACCATTTACGCCTTCAGAGTATAGCAAGACATCGATAGAAAGGATAGAGTACATAGAAGTCCCGGGATATTCTGCTCTAGTCTGTGTAATTGCAGTGGGATTAGCATACTATAAGCGCAAGAAGTCCAGAAGATAA
- a CDS encoding TIGR00297 family protein: MLEILSLSMLISPLSTDLVILLAVIATVTAHIRKYKDFDAVFLSLILLLLTKIGLSNVVSFTSIFILIGHRFVRGAISSIAVYFALSLAYLLYLNVFLNWEINYIILLALIASLSASLMESIKAKPMLILLAVSTSLAVFHVYALNAPLWQIALAFVLSFILSLLALKAKIADESGLMSATLIGLITIVYTDIRYFLVLLTFYVVGSAVTKYRYSLKVERGIAEQAGGARGFANVFSNSLPALFFAMNYGVFRMEAFSVAFTASIATALGDTMASEIGKTADNVYLITNFKKVKPGESGGISLIGEVSAFLGCFIISLIAFLLGVIDLRGLIVATILGFFGVHVDSVLGATLERKGFLNNAGVNLLATLSSGLLALIVC; the protein is encoded by the coding sequence ATGCTCGAGATACTATCCCTATCAATGTTGATATCACCCCTTTCAACGGATTTGGTAATCCTCCTCGCTGTAATTGCTACTGTTACCGCTCACATCAGGAAATACAAGGACTTTGATGCCGTGTTTCTATCTCTCATCTTGCTTTTGCTCACCAAGATCGGTCTTTCCAATGTTGTTTCTTTTACATCGATATTCATACTTATCGGTCACAGGTTTGTAAGAGGAGCTATATCCTCAATTGCAGTCTACTTTGCGTTATCATTGGCATATCTCCTCTACCTCAACGTATTCCTAAACTGGGAAATTAACTATATCATTCTCCTAGCTCTAATAGCTTCTCTTTCCGCTTCTCTTATGGAGAGTATCAAGGCCAAGCCTATGCTAATCCTCCTCGCAGTCTCAACATCTTTAGCTGTCTTCCACGTCTATGCACTAAATGCTCCGCTCTGGCAGATCGCTTTAGCGTTTGTACTATCTTTTATCCTAAGTCTCCTAGCTTTGAAGGCTAAAATAGCAGATGAGAGCGGTTTAATGAGCGCAACACTCATAGGACTAATAACAATAGTCTATACGGACATAAGATACTTCCTAGTTTTGCTCACATTCTACGTGGTCGGTTCGGCCGTAACAAAGTACAGATATAGCCTGAAAGTTGAGAGGGGCATTGCGGAGCAGGCTGGAGGTGCAAGGGGGTTTGCTAACGTTTTCAGTAACAGCTTACCAGCTCTATTCTTCGCCATGAACTATGGCGTCTTCAGGATGGAGGCTTTTTCAGTTGCCTTTACAGCATCGATTGCCACAGCTTTGGGAGATACCATGGCAAGCGAAATAGGTAAGACTGCAGACAACGTTTACCTCATAACAAATTTCAAAAAAGTTAAACCCGGTGAAAGTGGGGGGATATCATTAATTGGAGAGGTTTCAGCCTTCTTGGGCTGTTTTATAATCTCTTTAATTGCTTTTCTCTTAGGTGTAATAGATTTGAGAGGTTTGATCGTTGCAACAATTCTGGGATTCTTTGGTGTTCACGTAGACAGTGTTTTAGGAGCTACGCTTGAAAGAAAGGGATTTTTGAATAACGCTGGCGTAAATCTGCTTGCAACATTATCTTCTGGACTTCTTGCGCTTATAGTATGCTAA
- a CDS encoding undecaprenyl diphosphate synthase family protein — MIGIVSRAWRWLDGLFKNVSDFLLRVYIKKLERELMKGRMPKHIMIVADENFLNRLQEFVRWCKKFGVEELTVCVRRGEKKVETSLLNGVKVNYVIGYSGKDEIVDAVRELARLVDKGVLKAEDVDEKVVERFLKIRSSPDLIINVGDEIPEFLIWQSIYSELYFADISQFRYVDFLRCLRDYQRRERRYGR, encoded by the coding sequence TTGATAGGGATAGTATCTCGAGCATGGCGTTGGTTGGATGGACTATTTAAAAACGTATCAGATTTCCTTTTGAGAGTTTACATCAAAAAGCTCGAAAGAGAATTGATGAAAGGAAGGATGCCCAAACACATAATGATAGTTGCTGATGAGAACTTCCTAAACAGGTTGCAAGAGTTTGTAAGGTGGTGCAAGAAGTTTGGAGTTGAAGAGCTGACCGTCTGCGTGAGAAGAGGGGAAAAGAAAGTCGAAACTAGTCTTTTGAATGGTGTGAAAGTTAACTACGTCATAGGTTACAGCGGGAAGGATGAGATAGTTGATGCTGTGAGAGAGCTTGCTAGACTTGTCGATAAAGGTGTTTTGAAGGCTGAAGATGTTGATGAAAAAGTTGTTGAAAGATTTTTGAAGATAAGAAGCTCTCCGGATTTGATAATAAACGTTGGAGACGAAATTCCCGAATTTCTCATATGGCAAAGCATATACAGCGAGCTTTATTTCGCTGACATAAGCCAGTTCAGGTACGTAGACTTTTTAAGGTGTTTGAGGGATTATCAGAGGAGGGAGAGAAGGTATGGGCGTTGA
- a CDS encoding PUA domain-containing protein, whose protein sequence is MGVEEKLLKMVRVIADYQFGRGAGKALFPDKCKFVLSPTTGKVRQIKYEGVRLATLKADTGLFTLSIEGAKRLHRAFDYPKLRVVVLKDVAEFIAKGRNVFAKHVVNVDESIRANDEVLVVDEDDNLLATGRAVLSAREMMEFDRGMAVMVRQGIKQ, encoded by the coding sequence ATGGGCGTTGAAGAAAAGCTCCTGAAAATGGTAAGGGTAATAGCGGATTATCAGTTTGGTAGAGGAGCGGGGAAAGCTCTGTTCCCTGACAAGTGTAAATTCGTTTTATCTCCAACGACTGGGAAGGTCAGGCAGATCAAGTATGAGGGTGTTAGGCTTGCAACGCTTAAAGCCGACACGGGACTTTTCACACTCAGCATAGAGGGAGCCAAGAGATTGCATCGAGCTTTTGATTATCCCAAGCTTAGGGTTGTAGTTTTGAAAGACGTTGCAGAGTTTATAGCAAAGGGAAGAAACGTATTTGCGAAGCATGTTGTTAATGTTGATGAAAGCATAAGAGCCAATGACGAGGTTTTGGTCGTCGATGAGGATGATAACCTCTTGGCAACGGGAAGAGCCGTTTTGAGTGCTAGGGAAATGATGGAATTCGACAGAGGTATGGCTGTAATGGTTAGGCAAGGGATCAAACAATAA